One window of Amaranthus tricolor cultivar Red isolate AtriRed21 chromosome 11, ASM2621246v1, whole genome shotgun sequence genomic DNA carries:
- the LOC130827600 gene encoding TSL-kinase interacting protein 1 isoform X3, with protein sequence MQTAENAHIQCLEHHCAGNRVGQSSEPPIILSSSDDVTFAKPEKRQTRQWAAWTREEEECFFTALRQVGKNFEKITCRVQSKNKDQVRHYYYRLVRRMNKLLGPDLSLDAKNSKDTNAAMLRWWSLLEKYSCKASKLHLKPRRFKIFVEALEHQLMKDRKKNVKKRSLQGDSYSSPSPTTATNQNKLSGNDARAVKIILIDSQNVQKAGQARGSSRRNSNMGVIRSSNKGESSQTKSKQRRKTGILSAAALKRWEKAAMAGVSLVADAAEHLERTAGENPTANQGDSNCSEQTVQVHVQAKSSNITKGIVMEENAQANVKLTLQLFPIDESTRKGLELDKHNPHLELILSTRKKISSILEHLDRKWGTSGVASGELMLFPFNIQRENLLAYQRWSRDSAITAAEVYAMIGSPTVFRLRYGWIYDAELQSGISKTRLLALKNFNVQENRSKQALEDQSFPPTEDKDNAEKLVNHLLSNEASDKYGSAFEESTAAPSGHENMNADVDLQNNGFGMQSVGLRLLSNDACDDSTTFVNMKKVDQTARTSPSLSTEEWTDNLKNVAVRNHLTDVSDVMDADCVETPTFRSSGCLAEISFSCDSFDAAIAAHISTHNKIGGRGPSPHSSSIWDAEETCDAFSFQNRAVSNNQDSPKEVMDEDNPLDDQIDEYPSETREIGGSVEEFNSLTDVFWPDSLGPLELDVPSCKYYSEDLILSDSLSGLNRLLASSLDAFQNCTFFGLDDKRPSSTIGAQGGSSFAGKIDTSDKSGVQSLQV encoded by the exons ATGCAGACAGCAGAAAATGCCCATATACAATGTCTTGAACACCATTGTGCTGGTAACAGAGTTGGTCAAAGCAGCGAACCACCTATAATACTTTCTTCATCTGACGATGTTACATTTGCAAAGCCTG AAAAACGACAAACACGGCAGTGGGCTGCTTGGACACGGGAGGAGGAGGAATGCTTCTTCACTGCATTGCGGCAAGTTGGCAAG AATTTTGAAAAAATCACATGTCGAGTGCAAAGTAAAAACAAGGACCAG GTGCGGCATTATTATTACAGACTTGTGAGACGCATGAACAAGTTGCTGGGTCCCGACTTGTCTTTAGATGCAAAAAATTCCAAAGACACTAATGCTGCAATGTTGCGTTG gtGGTCTTTACTGGAGAAGTACAGTTGCAAGGCTTCAAAGCTTCACCTGAAGCCCCgtaggtttaaaatttttgtggaAGCACTG GAACACCAACTAATGAAAGACAGAAAAAAGAATGTAAAGAAAAGATCCCTTCAAGGAGATAGTTATTCTTCTCCTTCACCAACCACCGCTACAAACCAGAACAAGTTGTCTGGGAACGATGCTCGGGctgttaaaattattttaattgacaGTCAGAATGTTCAGAAAGCAGGACAAGCTAGAGGATCTTCACGGCGTAATTCAAATATGGGTGTGATTCGCAGCAGCAATAAAGGAGAGTCATCTCAGACAAAATCCAAACAGCGGCGGAAAACAG GTATTTTGTCTGCAGCTGCATTGAAAAGATGGGAGAAGGCTGCCATGGCTGGTGTCTCCTTGGTTGCTGATGCTGCTGAGCACCTAGAGCGAACGGCTGGTGAAAATCCCACTGCAAATCAAG GTGACTCGAATTGTTCTGAACAAACTGTGCAAGTGCATGTACAAGCAAAATCATCAAACATTACTAAAGGCATTGTCATGGAGGAAAATGCTCAAGCTAATGTGAAACTTACACTGCAGTTGTTCCCAATTGATGAAAGTACCAGAAAGGGTCTAGAATTG GACAAACATAATCCACATTTGGAGTTGATTTTAAGTACACGAAAGAAGATATCTTCTATTCTGGAGCATCTTGATCGTAAGTGGGGTACTTCCGGTGTAGCATCTGGAGAACTCATGCTTTTCCCTTTCAATATCCAGAGAGAAAATCTGCTGGCATATCAGAGATGGTCTCGTGATTCAGCTATTACTGCTGCTGAAGTCTATGCCATGATTGGTAGTCCAACAGTGTTCCGATTGAG GTATGGCTGGATCTATGATGCTGAGCTTCAGTCAGGCATCTCAAAAACAAGATTATtagctttaaaaaattttaatgtgcAAGAAAATAGAAGCAAGCAAGCACTTGAGGACCAATCATTTCCACCAACAGAAGACAAGGACAACGCGGAGAAACTTGTTAATCACCTTTTAAGCAATGAAGCCTCTGATAAATATGGAAGTGCGTTTGAAGAGTCAACAGCTGCTCCTTCTGGTCATGAGAATATGAATGCTGATGTGGATCTTCAGAATAATGGTTTTGGGATGCAAAGCGTAGGATTGAGGCTACTATCGAACGATGCTTGTGATGACTCTACTACATTTGTAAATATGAAAAAG GTTGATCAGACAGCAAGAACGAGTCCAAGTTTGTCCACCGAAGAGTGGACAGATAACCTTAAAAATGTTGCTGTCAGGAATCATTTAACTGATGTATCAGATGTTATGGATGCCGACTGTGTCGAGACTCCTACTTTTAGAAGTTCTGGATGTCTTGCGGAGATTTCATTCTCTTGTGACTCATTTGATGCAGCTATCGCTGCTCATATATCAACTCATAATAAGATAGGCGGACGTGGCCCCTCTCCACATTCATCATCAATTTGGGATGCGGAAGAAACATGCGATGCGTTTTCATTTCAGAACAGAGCTGTATCTAACAACCAG GATTCACCTAAGGAAGTCATGGATGAGGACAATCCCTTGGATGATCAAATAGACGAGTATCCATCTGAAACCCGAGAAATCGGAGGTTCCGTAGAAGAATTTAATAGCCTGACGGATGTTTTTTGG CCCGACTCTTTAGGGCCTTTAGAGCTGGATGTACCTTCATGTAAATACTATAGTGAAGATCTAATTTTAAGTGATAGCCTGAGTGGCCTAAACCGTCTTCTAGCCAGCAGCCTTGACGCGTTTCAAAACTGCACTTTCTTTGGCTTGGATGACAAAAGACCATCTTCAACCATTGGAGCTCAAGGAGGTTCTTCCTTCGCCGGTAAAATCGATACAAGTGACAAGTCTGGAGTCCAATCTCTTCaagtataa
- the LOC130827600 gene encoding TSL-kinase interacting protein 1 isoform X1, whose protein sequence is MQTAENAHIQCLEHHCAGNRVGQSSEPPIILSSSDDVTFAKPEKRQTRQWAAWTREEEECFFTALRQVGKNFEKITCRVQSKNKDQVRHYYYRLVRRMNKLLGPDLSLDAKNSKDTNAAMLRWWSLLEKYSCKASKLHLKPRRFKIFVEALEHQLMKDRKKNVKKRSLQGDSYSSPSPTTATNQNKLSGNDARAVKIILIDSQNVQKAGQARGSSRRNSNMGVIRSSNKGESSQTKSKQRRKTGILSAAALKRWEKAAMAGVSLVADAAEHLERTAGENPTANQGDSNCSEQTVQVHVQAKSSNITKGIVMEENAQANVKLTLQLFPIDESTRKGLELDKHNPHLELILSTRKKISSILEHLDRKWGTSGVASGELMLFPFNIQRENLLAYQRWSRDSAITAAEVYAMIGSPTVFRLRYGWIYDAELQSGISKTRLLALKNFNVQENRSKQALEDQSFPPTEDKDNAEKLVNHLLSNEASDKYGSAFEESTAAPSGHENMNADVDLQNNGFGMQSVGLRLLSNDACDDSTTFVNMKKVDQTARTSPSLSTEEWTDNLKNVAVRNHLTDVSDVMDADCVETPTFRSSGCLAEISFSCDSFDAAIAAHISTHNKIGGRGPSPHSSSIWDAEETCDAFSFQNRAVSNNQVSCSATAFSSASDIRCFTSSAGMDTTIQDSPKEVMDEDNPLDDQIDEYPSETREIGGSVEEFNSLTDVFWPDSLGPLELDVPSCKYYSEDLILSDSLSGLNRLLASSLDAFQNCTFFGLDDKRPSSTIGAQGGSSFAGKIDTSDKSGVQSLQV, encoded by the exons ATGCAGACAGCAGAAAATGCCCATATACAATGTCTTGAACACCATTGTGCTGGTAACAGAGTTGGTCAAAGCAGCGAACCACCTATAATACTTTCTTCATCTGACGATGTTACATTTGCAAAGCCTG AAAAACGACAAACACGGCAGTGGGCTGCTTGGACACGGGAGGAGGAGGAATGCTTCTTCACTGCATTGCGGCAAGTTGGCAAG AATTTTGAAAAAATCACATGTCGAGTGCAAAGTAAAAACAAGGACCAG GTGCGGCATTATTATTACAGACTTGTGAGACGCATGAACAAGTTGCTGGGTCCCGACTTGTCTTTAGATGCAAAAAATTCCAAAGACACTAATGCTGCAATGTTGCGTTG gtGGTCTTTACTGGAGAAGTACAGTTGCAAGGCTTCAAAGCTTCACCTGAAGCCCCgtaggtttaaaatttttgtggaAGCACTG GAACACCAACTAATGAAAGACAGAAAAAAGAATGTAAAGAAAAGATCCCTTCAAGGAGATAGTTATTCTTCTCCTTCACCAACCACCGCTACAAACCAGAACAAGTTGTCTGGGAACGATGCTCGGGctgttaaaattattttaattgacaGTCAGAATGTTCAGAAAGCAGGACAAGCTAGAGGATCTTCACGGCGTAATTCAAATATGGGTGTGATTCGCAGCAGCAATAAAGGAGAGTCATCTCAGACAAAATCCAAACAGCGGCGGAAAACAG GTATTTTGTCTGCAGCTGCATTGAAAAGATGGGAGAAGGCTGCCATGGCTGGTGTCTCCTTGGTTGCTGATGCTGCTGAGCACCTAGAGCGAACGGCTGGTGAAAATCCCACTGCAAATCAAG GTGACTCGAATTGTTCTGAACAAACTGTGCAAGTGCATGTACAAGCAAAATCATCAAACATTACTAAAGGCATTGTCATGGAGGAAAATGCTCAAGCTAATGTGAAACTTACACTGCAGTTGTTCCCAATTGATGAAAGTACCAGAAAGGGTCTAGAATTG GACAAACATAATCCACATTTGGAGTTGATTTTAAGTACACGAAAGAAGATATCTTCTATTCTGGAGCATCTTGATCGTAAGTGGGGTACTTCCGGTGTAGCATCTGGAGAACTCATGCTTTTCCCTTTCAATATCCAGAGAGAAAATCTGCTGGCATATCAGAGATGGTCTCGTGATTCAGCTATTACTGCTGCTGAAGTCTATGCCATGATTGGTAGTCCAACAGTGTTCCGATTGAG GTATGGCTGGATCTATGATGCTGAGCTTCAGTCAGGCATCTCAAAAACAAGATTATtagctttaaaaaattttaatgtgcAAGAAAATAGAAGCAAGCAAGCACTTGAGGACCAATCATTTCCACCAACAGAAGACAAGGACAACGCGGAGAAACTTGTTAATCACCTTTTAAGCAATGAAGCCTCTGATAAATATGGAAGTGCGTTTGAAGAGTCAACAGCTGCTCCTTCTGGTCATGAGAATATGAATGCTGATGTGGATCTTCAGAATAATGGTTTTGGGATGCAAAGCGTAGGATTGAGGCTACTATCGAACGATGCTTGTGATGACTCTACTACATTTGTAAATATGAAAAAG GTTGATCAGACAGCAAGAACGAGTCCAAGTTTGTCCACCGAAGAGTGGACAGATAACCTTAAAAATGTTGCTGTCAGGAATCATTTAACTGATGTATCAGATGTTATGGATGCCGACTGTGTCGAGACTCCTACTTTTAGAAGTTCTGGATGTCTTGCGGAGATTTCATTCTCTTGTGACTCATTTGATGCAGCTATCGCTGCTCATATATCAACTCATAATAAGATAGGCGGACGTGGCCCCTCTCCACATTCATCATCAATTTGGGATGCGGAAGAAACATGCGATGCGTTTTCATTTCAGAACAGAGCTGTATCTAACAACCAGGTATCGTGTTCAGCTACAGCTTTTTCTTCGGCTTCTGATATAAGGTGTTTTACAAGTTCAGCTGGGATGGACACCACAATTCAG GATTCACCTAAGGAAGTCATGGATGAGGACAATCCCTTGGATGATCAAATAGACGAGTATCCATCTGAAACCCGAGAAATCGGAGGTTCCGTAGAAGAATTTAATAGCCTGACGGATGTTTTTTGG CCCGACTCTTTAGGGCCTTTAGAGCTGGATGTACCTTCATGTAAATACTATAGTGAAGATCTAATTTTAAGTGATAGCCTGAGTGGCCTAAACCGTCTTCTAGCCAGCAGCCTTGACGCGTTTCAAAACTGCACTTTCTTTGGCTTGGATGACAAAAGACCATCTTCAACCATTGGAGCTCAAGGAGGTTCTTCCTTCGCCGGTAAAATCGATACAAGTGACAAGTCTGGAGTCCAATCTCTTCaagtataa
- the LOC130827600 gene encoding TSL-kinase interacting protein 1 isoform X2, which produces MQTAENAHIQCLEHHCAGNRVGQSSEPPIILSSSDDVTFAKPEKRQTRQWAAWTREEEECFFTALRQVGKNFEKITCRVQSKNKDQVRHYYYRLVRRMNKLLGPDLSLDAKNSKDTNAAMLRWWSLLEKYSCKASKLHLKPRRFKIFVEALEHQLMKDRKKNVKKRSLQGDSYSSPSPTTATNQNKLSGNDARAVKIILIDSQNVQKAGQARGSSRRNSNMGVIRSSNKGESSQTKSKQRRKTAALKRWEKAAMAGVSLVADAAEHLERTAGENPTANQGDSNCSEQTVQVHVQAKSSNITKGIVMEENAQANVKLTLQLFPIDESTRKGLELDKHNPHLELILSTRKKISSILEHLDRKWGTSGVASGELMLFPFNIQRENLLAYQRWSRDSAITAAEVYAMIGSPTVFRLRYGWIYDAELQSGISKTRLLALKNFNVQENRSKQALEDQSFPPTEDKDNAEKLVNHLLSNEASDKYGSAFEESTAAPSGHENMNADVDLQNNGFGMQSVGLRLLSNDACDDSTTFVNMKKVDQTARTSPSLSTEEWTDNLKNVAVRNHLTDVSDVMDADCVETPTFRSSGCLAEISFSCDSFDAAIAAHISTHNKIGGRGPSPHSSSIWDAEETCDAFSFQNRAVSNNQVSCSATAFSSASDIRCFTSSAGMDTTIQDSPKEVMDEDNPLDDQIDEYPSETREIGGSVEEFNSLTDVFWPDSLGPLELDVPSCKYYSEDLILSDSLSGLNRLLASSLDAFQNCTFFGLDDKRPSSTIGAQGGSSFAGKIDTSDKSGVQSLQV; this is translated from the exons ATGCAGACAGCAGAAAATGCCCATATACAATGTCTTGAACACCATTGTGCTGGTAACAGAGTTGGTCAAAGCAGCGAACCACCTATAATACTTTCTTCATCTGACGATGTTACATTTGCAAAGCCTG AAAAACGACAAACACGGCAGTGGGCTGCTTGGACACGGGAGGAGGAGGAATGCTTCTTCACTGCATTGCGGCAAGTTGGCAAG AATTTTGAAAAAATCACATGTCGAGTGCAAAGTAAAAACAAGGACCAG GTGCGGCATTATTATTACAGACTTGTGAGACGCATGAACAAGTTGCTGGGTCCCGACTTGTCTTTAGATGCAAAAAATTCCAAAGACACTAATGCTGCAATGTTGCGTTG gtGGTCTTTACTGGAGAAGTACAGTTGCAAGGCTTCAAAGCTTCACCTGAAGCCCCgtaggtttaaaatttttgtggaAGCACTG GAACACCAACTAATGAAAGACAGAAAAAAGAATGTAAAGAAAAGATCCCTTCAAGGAGATAGTTATTCTTCTCCTTCACCAACCACCGCTACAAACCAGAACAAGTTGTCTGGGAACGATGCTCGGGctgttaaaattattttaattgacaGTCAGAATGTTCAGAAAGCAGGACAAGCTAGAGGATCTTCACGGCGTAATTCAAATATGGGTGTGATTCGCAGCAGCAATAAAGGAGAGTCATCTCAGACAAAATCCAAACAGCGGCGGAAAACAG CTGCATTGAAAAGATGGGAGAAGGCTGCCATGGCTGGTGTCTCCTTGGTTGCTGATGCTGCTGAGCACCTAGAGCGAACGGCTGGTGAAAATCCCACTGCAAATCAAG GTGACTCGAATTGTTCTGAACAAACTGTGCAAGTGCATGTACAAGCAAAATCATCAAACATTACTAAAGGCATTGTCATGGAGGAAAATGCTCAAGCTAATGTGAAACTTACACTGCAGTTGTTCCCAATTGATGAAAGTACCAGAAAGGGTCTAGAATTG GACAAACATAATCCACATTTGGAGTTGATTTTAAGTACACGAAAGAAGATATCTTCTATTCTGGAGCATCTTGATCGTAAGTGGGGTACTTCCGGTGTAGCATCTGGAGAACTCATGCTTTTCCCTTTCAATATCCAGAGAGAAAATCTGCTGGCATATCAGAGATGGTCTCGTGATTCAGCTATTACTGCTGCTGAAGTCTATGCCATGATTGGTAGTCCAACAGTGTTCCGATTGAG GTATGGCTGGATCTATGATGCTGAGCTTCAGTCAGGCATCTCAAAAACAAGATTATtagctttaaaaaattttaatgtgcAAGAAAATAGAAGCAAGCAAGCACTTGAGGACCAATCATTTCCACCAACAGAAGACAAGGACAACGCGGAGAAACTTGTTAATCACCTTTTAAGCAATGAAGCCTCTGATAAATATGGAAGTGCGTTTGAAGAGTCAACAGCTGCTCCTTCTGGTCATGAGAATATGAATGCTGATGTGGATCTTCAGAATAATGGTTTTGGGATGCAAAGCGTAGGATTGAGGCTACTATCGAACGATGCTTGTGATGACTCTACTACATTTGTAAATATGAAAAAG GTTGATCAGACAGCAAGAACGAGTCCAAGTTTGTCCACCGAAGAGTGGACAGATAACCTTAAAAATGTTGCTGTCAGGAATCATTTAACTGATGTATCAGATGTTATGGATGCCGACTGTGTCGAGACTCCTACTTTTAGAAGTTCTGGATGTCTTGCGGAGATTTCATTCTCTTGTGACTCATTTGATGCAGCTATCGCTGCTCATATATCAACTCATAATAAGATAGGCGGACGTGGCCCCTCTCCACATTCATCATCAATTTGGGATGCGGAAGAAACATGCGATGCGTTTTCATTTCAGAACAGAGCTGTATCTAACAACCAGGTATCGTGTTCAGCTACAGCTTTTTCTTCGGCTTCTGATATAAGGTGTTTTACAAGTTCAGCTGGGATGGACACCACAATTCAG GATTCACCTAAGGAAGTCATGGATGAGGACAATCCCTTGGATGATCAAATAGACGAGTATCCATCTGAAACCCGAGAAATCGGAGGTTCCGTAGAAGAATTTAATAGCCTGACGGATGTTTTTTGG CCCGACTCTTTAGGGCCTTTAGAGCTGGATGTACCTTCATGTAAATACTATAGTGAAGATCTAATTTTAAGTGATAGCCTGAGTGGCCTAAACCGTCTTCTAGCCAGCAGCCTTGACGCGTTTCAAAACTGCACTTTCTTTGGCTTGGATGACAAAAGACCATCTTCAACCATTGGAGCTCAAGGAGGTTCTTCCTTCGCCGGTAAAATCGATACAAGTGACAAGTCTGGAGTCCAATCTCTTCaagtataa
- the LOC130827600 gene encoding TSL-kinase interacting protein 1 isoform X4: MQTAENAHIQCLEHHCAGNRVGQSSEPPIILSSSDDVTFAKPEKRQTRQWAAWTREEEECFFTALRQVGKNFEKITCRVQSKNKDQVRHYYYRLVRRMNKLLGPDLSLDAKNSKDTNAAMLRWWSLLEKYSCKASKLHLKPRRFKIFVEALEHQLMKDRKKNVKKRSLQGDSYSSPSPTTATNQNKLSGNDARAVKIILIDSQNVQKAGQARGSSRRNSNMGVIRSSNKGESSQTKSKQRRKTAALKRWEKAAMAGVSLVADAAEHLERTAGENPTANQGDSNCSEQTVQVHVQAKSSNITKGIVMEENAQANVKLTLQLFPIDESTRKGLELDKHNPHLELILSTRKKISSILEHLDRKWGTSGVASGELMLFPFNIQRENLLAYQRWSRDSAITAAEVYAMIGSPTVFRLRYGWIYDAELQSGISKTRLLALKNFNVQENRSKQALEDQSFPPTEDKDNAEKLVNHLLSNEASDKYGSAFEESTAAPSGHENMNADVDLQNNGFGMQSVGLRLLSNDACDDSTTFVNMKKVDQTARTSPSLSTEEWTDNLKNVAVRNHLTDVSDVMDADCVETPTFRSSGCLAEISFSCDSFDAAIAAHISTHNKIGGRGPSPHSSSIWDAEETCDAFSFQNRAVSNNQDSPKEVMDEDNPLDDQIDEYPSETREIGGSVEEFNSLTDVFWPDSLGPLELDVPSCKYYSEDLILSDSLSGLNRLLASSLDAFQNCTFFGLDDKRPSSTIGAQGGSSFAGKIDTSDKSGVQSLQV; encoded by the exons ATGCAGACAGCAGAAAATGCCCATATACAATGTCTTGAACACCATTGTGCTGGTAACAGAGTTGGTCAAAGCAGCGAACCACCTATAATACTTTCTTCATCTGACGATGTTACATTTGCAAAGCCTG AAAAACGACAAACACGGCAGTGGGCTGCTTGGACACGGGAGGAGGAGGAATGCTTCTTCACTGCATTGCGGCAAGTTGGCAAG AATTTTGAAAAAATCACATGTCGAGTGCAAAGTAAAAACAAGGACCAG GTGCGGCATTATTATTACAGACTTGTGAGACGCATGAACAAGTTGCTGGGTCCCGACTTGTCTTTAGATGCAAAAAATTCCAAAGACACTAATGCTGCAATGTTGCGTTG gtGGTCTTTACTGGAGAAGTACAGTTGCAAGGCTTCAAAGCTTCACCTGAAGCCCCgtaggtttaaaatttttgtggaAGCACTG GAACACCAACTAATGAAAGACAGAAAAAAGAATGTAAAGAAAAGATCCCTTCAAGGAGATAGTTATTCTTCTCCTTCACCAACCACCGCTACAAACCAGAACAAGTTGTCTGGGAACGATGCTCGGGctgttaaaattattttaattgacaGTCAGAATGTTCAGAAAGCAGGACAAGCTAGAGGATCTTCACGGCGTAATTCAAATATGGGTGTGATTCGCAGCAGCAATAAAGGAGAGTCATCTCAGACAAAATCCAAACAGCGGCGGAAAACAG CTGCATTGAAAAGATGGGAGAAGGCTGCCATGGCTGGTGTCTCCTTGGTTGCTGATGCTGCTGAGCACCTAGAGCGAACGGCTGGTGAAAATCCCACTGCAAATCAAG GTGACTCGAATTGTTCTGAACAAACTGTGCAAGTGCATGTACAAGCAAAATCATCAAACATTACTAAAGGCATTGTCATGGAGGAAAATGCTCAAGCTAATGTGAAACTTACACTGCAGTTGTTCCCAATTGATGAAAGTACCAGAAAGGGTCTAGAATTG GACAAACATAATCCACATTTGGAGTTGATTTTAAGTACACGAAAGAAGATATCTTCTATTCTGGAGCATCTTGATCGTAAGTGGGGTACTTCCGGTGTAGCATCTGGAGAACTCATGCTTTTCCCTTTCAATATCCAGAGAGAAAATCTGCTGGCATATCAGAGATGGTCTCGTGATTCAGCTATTACTGCTGCTGAAGTCTATGCCATGATTGGTAGTCCAACAGTGTTCCGATTGAG GTATGGCTGGATCTATGATGCTGAGCTTCAGTCAGGCATCTCAAAAACAAGATTATtagctttaaaaaattttaatgtgcAAGAAAATAGAAGCAAGCAAGCACTTGAGGACCAATCATTTCCACCAACAGAAGACAAGGACAACGCGGAGAAACTTGTTAATCACCTTTTAAGCAATGAAGCCTCTGATAAATATGGAAGTGCGTTTGAAGAGTCAACAGCTGCTCCTTCTGGTCATGAGAATATGAATGCTGATGTGGATCTTCAGAATAATGGTTTTGGGATGCAAAGCGTAGGATTGAGGCTACTATCGAACGATGCTTGTGATGACTCTACTACATTTGTAAATATGAAAAAG GTTGATCAGACAGCAAGAACGAGTCCAAGTTTGTCCACCGAAGAGTGGACAGATAACCTTAAAAATGTTGCTGTCAGGAATCATTTAACTGATGTATCAGATGTTATGGATGCCGACTGTGTCGAGACTCCTACTTTTAGAAGTTCTGGATGTCTTGCGGAGATTTCATTCTCTTGTGACTCATTTGATGCAGCTATCGCTGCTCATATATCAACTCATAATAAGATAGGCGGACGTGGCCCCTCTCCACATTCATCATCAATTTGGGATGCGGAAGAAACATGCGATGCGTTTTCATTTCAGAACAGAGCTGTATCTAACAACCAG GATTCACCTAAGGAAGTCATGGATGAGGACAATCCCTTGGATGATCAAATAGACGAGTATCCATCTGAAACCCGAGAAATCGGAGGTTCCGTAGAAGAATTTAATAGCCTGACGGATGTTTTTTGG CCCGACTCTTTAGGGCCTTTAGAGCTGGATGTACCTTCATGTAAATACTATAGTGAAGATCTAATTTTAAGTGATAGCCTGAGTGGCCTAAACCGTCTTCTAGCCAGCAGCCTTGACGCGTTTCAAAACTGCACTTTCTTTGGCTTGGATGACAAAAGACCATCTTCAACCATTGGAGCTCAAGGAGGTTCTTCCTTCGCCGGTAAAATCGATACAAGTGACAAGTCTGGAGTCCAATCTCTTCaagtataa